Genomic window (Caldinitratiruptor microaerophilus):
TGGATGTCTGCCCGCCCGCGATCTCGAAGCCCCTGGCGTCCACCTCGGTGCGAACCTGTCCGTTCTTGCCCCGCAGGTACTTGTCATAGTAGAGCTCGAGGCCCTCGAGCCCCTGCATGTCGATCCCCGCGAAACCGAGCACGTGCGCGGCGAGCGTCCCCTCGGGGTAGAGCCGTCGGGCCTCCGGCTCGAGGCCGACACCCGTGAGCTCGCCGCGCTCGATCATGCCCCGCACCGCCGCCGCCTCGGCTTCCGTGGGCCGGCGCTTGATGTACTCGTAGAAGGTGTTCTTGCGCAGCCGGGCGAGGATGTCCTCCGGTTTCATGCCGAGGATCGGCGCCAGGCGGGCCGCCACCGCCTCCGGGTTCTTCACCTCACGGGGACGGGCGTAGATGGCCTCGGCCGTCACCGTCTCCGCAAGGGGCCGGCCGAGCCGGTCGACGATCGGGCCGCGGGGCGCCCGGATCCGCATCTCCCAGGCGCGGATCTCCTCGCCCATGCGGGCCAGCTCCTCGCCCCGCACGAACTGCCAGTACGCCAGGCGTCCCGTGAGCGCCGCCATGGCGCCGCTGTAGAGGCACAGGAGGAAGACGATGCGGCGGCGCGCCCGGGCCCCTGGTCCAGGCACCCCAACCCCTCCTCCGCCCTACTGGCCCGAGACGGCTGCACCCGGAGCGCGGGCGACGCGGATGCTGCCGACGATCGCCTTGATCCGGCTCCACAGCCCCCCGGGGGCCGGCGCGGGATCCGGGGCCCGGGCCACCGCCGGGGAGCCGGCGCGCAGGACGCCGGGGTTCACGGCAACGACGCGGAGCTCCTGAGGCTTGACGAGCCCGAGGCGGCGGGCTTCCCGCTCGATCCGCTCCATGCTGCTCAGTTCGCTCACGACCGCGCGCAGGTTCCGGTTCTCCTGCTCCAGGCGGTCCGCCTCCGCGCGGAGGCCGCTGATCCGGGCGGATAGGCGCTGCGACTCGGCCTGGTAGCGTACGTACCAGACCCCCGCCCCCACCGCCGCGCACCACACGAGGGCCGCGGCAACCCACACGGCCACGCCGGGCATGGGCCGGGCCCGGCTCGCGTCCCGGACGTGCGGAGAGGCGCGCTCCGGGAGCTGGGGCGCCCGCACGGCCTCCGGCCCTCGCCCCGCCCAAGGGGCGCCGGACAGCCGCTCGATGCTCAGTTCTCTGGCTACCTGCATGGTATGACCCCCCCGCGCGGTTCAGACGGGCACACCCTCCGGGCCGAGCTTCTCGGCCACTCGGAGGCGGGCGCTGCGCGCCCTGGCGTTGCGACGGATCTCTTCCGGGCCCGGCAGGCGGGGTTGCCTTCCCACCGGCCGCAGCACCGGCTTCTTGCCGCAGATGCAGACCGGCGTCCCGGGCGGGCACTCGCAACCCCGGGCCAGCCGGGCGATGAACTGCTTCACGATGCGGTCCTCCAGGGAGTGAAAGGCGATCGCCACCAGGCGGCCGCCGGGCCGGAGGACCCTCACGGCGGCCTCGAGCGCAGACTCGAGCTCGCCGAGTTCGTCGTTGACGGCGATGCGGAGCGCCTGAAAGGTGCGGCGGGCCGGGTGTTGCGGCTCCCGCCGGGCAGGGGCCGGGATGGCCTCGCGGACCAGTTCGGCCAGCTGGAGGGTCGTCCGGATGGGGCGCCGCTCCCGCTCC
Coding sequences:
- a CDS encoding septum formation initiator family protein, with product MQVARELSIERLSGAPWAGRGPEAVRAPQLPERASPHVRDASRARPMPGVAVWVAAALVWCAAVGAGVWYVRYQAESQRLSARISGLRAEADRLEQENRNLRAVVSELSSMERIEREARRLGLVKPQELRVVAVNPGVLRAGSPAVARAPDPAPAPGGLWSRIKAIVGSIRVARAPGAAVSGQ